One region of Gorilla gorilla gorilla isolate KB3781 chromosome 13, NHGRI_mGorGor1-v2.1_pri, whole genome shotgun sequence genomic DNA includes:
- the C13H9orf152 gene encoding uncharacterized protein C9orf152 homolog, translated as MEGLPCPCPALPHFWQLRSHLMAEGSRTQAPGKGPPLSIQFLRAQYEGLKRQQKTQAHLLVLPKGGNTPAPAESMVNAVWINKERRSSLSLEEADSEVEGRLEEAAQGCLQAPKSPWHTHLEMHCLVQTFPQDTSHQVHHRGKLVGSDQRLPPEGDTHLFETNQMTQQGTGIPEAAQLPRQVGNTQTKAVESGLKFSTQCPLSIKNPHRSGKPAYYPFPRRKTPRISQAARNLGLYGSA; from the exons ATGGAGGGGTTGCCCTGcccgtgcccagccctgccccacttCTGGCAGCTTAGGTCTCACTTAATGGCTGAGGGCTCCAGGACTCAGGCCCCTGGGAAAGGGCCCCCACTCAGCATCCAGTTCCTGCGAGCCCAGTATGAAGGCTTGAAGAGGCAGCAGAAGACCCAGGCCCACCTCCTGGTGCTTCCAAAAG GAGGAAACACACCTGCTCCTGCAGAATCGATGGTCAATGCTGTTTGGATTAACAAGGAGAGAAGAAGCTCACTCTCCCTGGAAGAGGCAGATTCTGAGGTGgaggggaggctggaggaggctgcCCAGGGCTGTCTTCAGGCCCCCAAGTCTCCATGGCACACGCACCTGGAGATGCATTGTTTGGTCCAAACCTTCCCCCAGGACACCAGTCATCAAGTACATCATAGGGGCAAGCTTGTGGGATCTGACCAAAGGCTCCCTCCTGAAGGAGACACACACTTGTTTGAAACCAATCAGATGACTCAGCAAGGAACCGGAATCCCAGAGGCTGCCCAGCTTCCACGCCAGGTGGGCAATACCCAAACAAAGGCAGTGGAATCTGGCTTAAAATTCAGCACTCAATGTCCTCTTTCCATAAAGAACCCACACAGGTCTGGCAAACCAGCTTACTATCCATTTCCCCGGAGGAAAACACCCAGGATCTCCCAAGCTGCCCGGAACCTGGGCTTATATGGCTCAGCGTGA